agttttagagtatgcaccatgtggtgatgagaagaatatatattctgttgttttggggtggagaattctgtagatgtctgttagttccatttggtcaagtgttgagttcaggtcccacatatattttttagttttctgcattgatgatctgtctaatactatcagtggagtgttgaagtctcccactatgaTTGTGTGGGAATTTAAATCTCCTCacaggtctctaagaatttgtttttatgaatctgggtgctcccagGGTGCACACATAATTcttgtgttggatgcatatatatttagaagagttaagtcttcttgttgaattgaacactttactattatgtaatgcccttctttgtatttttttgattgttgttgacttaaaatctgttttgtttgaaattagaatagcagcccctgctatttttttgtttgtttgttttgtttttgttttctatttacttgGTAGGTTTTCCTCCATCCCATTACTTTGAGCCTATCTGTGTCATTGCatgtgtgagatgggtctcttgaagatggcatacagttgggtcttgtttgtttgtttgtttgttttaattttttgagaccaaTCTGTCTCTTTCatccatgctggaatgcagtggcacaattatggcttcctgcagcctcaacctcttgagttcATGTGATCTTTACACTTCaacttctggagtagctgggactacaagcacatgccaccatgcctgactaatttacattttttatagagacgaggttttcccatgttgcccaggctggtctcgaactgctgggcttaagcgatctgcccaccttggtctcccaaagtgctgggattacagacatgagccactgcacccaagtgggtcttgattctttattcaacttgccactctgtgcgtttcaattggggcatttagcccatttacgttcAAAGTTAATAATTCTATGTATGGAATTGATCCCGCAGACTAGACTTGAttttgtagttgctttatagtgttaatggtctatgtacttaagtgtgtttttgtggtggttgGTAATGGTCTTTTgttctcatatttattttattttattttgagacaggatctcactctgctgcccaggcagagtgcagtggtatgatctgggctcattgcaacctctgcttcctgggcttaagccatcctcctgccttagtctcctgagtgggtgggaccacaggcgcataccaccattcctagctaatttttatattttttgtagagacagggtttcaccatgttgcctagtctggttttgaactcctgggctcaagtgatctgcctacctcagtctcccaaagtgctgggattacaggcgtgagctactgcacttggCTTGTTTCTATATTTAACACTCCCTTAAAGACCTCttttaaggcaggtctggtggtaataaattcccttaacatttgcttgtctgaaaagtatcttctcctttgcttatgaagtttGTTTGActgtatatgaaattcttggCCTCCTCGGCATTGCGCCATCAAAGACAAAGTTGTCCTCCCACTTCTCGTCCTGCATTGCTGCCATCACAGCTCTCAGCACTAAAAAGGTGGCTTCAGACTCCTCCAAAGAACAAGTGGCCAATTCGAGGGAATCCTCCCCATTACTAAAAGAAATAAACGACAGTCCGAGAGCCGCTGCCAAGTCTCCTGAATCCCGGAATCTCATCGACGGGACAAAAAAACCATCCCTAAAGCAACCGGATAGTCCCAGAAACATCTCAAGAGAACAGCAGCAAGGGAACCCAGTCCTCTCCTGCAGGATCCACACCAGCAATCCCCAAAGTCCACATAAAAACCATTAAGACATCTTCTGGGGAAATCAAGAGAACAGTGACCAGGGTATTGCCAGAAGTGGATCTTGACTCTGAGAAGAAACCTTCCGAGCAGATGGCGTCTGTGATGTCCTCTGTGACATCCCTTCTGTTGCCTCCAGCATCAGCCACCGCCATTTCCTCTCCCCCCAGGGTGCCTCTCCAGTCTGCAGTGGTGACCAATGCAGTTTCCCCTGCAGAGCCCACCCCTAAACAGGTCACAATCAAGCCTGTGGCTACTGCTTTCCTCCCAGTGTCTGCTGTGAAGACAGCAGGATCCCAAGTCATTAATTTGAAGCTCGCTAACAACACCACGGTGAAAACCACGGTCATACCTGCTGCCTCTGTCCAGAGTGCCAGCAGCACCATCGTTAAAGCTGCCAATGCCATCCAGGAGCAAACTGTCATGATGCCAgcatccagcctggccaatgccaAACTTGTGCCAAAGACTGTGCACCTTGCCAACCTTAACCTTCTGCGTCAGGGTGCCCAGGCCACCTCTGAACTCTGTCAAGTGCTAACCAAAACTCAGCAACAAATAAAGCAGGCAATAATCAATGCAGCAGCCTCACAACCCCCCAAAAAGGTGTCTGGAGTCCAGGTGGTGTCGTCCTTGCAGAATTCTGTGGTTGAAACTCTCAACAAGGTGCTGAGCAGTGTCAATCCAGTCCCTGTTTACATCCTAAACCTCAGTCCTCCTGCCAATGCAGGGATCACATTACTGATGCATGGGTACAAGTGCTTGGAGTGTAGGGACTCCTTTGCACTTGAAGAGTCTGACCCAGCACTACGACAGATGGAGCATGTGCATCGAAGTAACATGCAACCATTGTACAAAGAACCTCGTTTTTTACAACAAATGCAGCCTCCTTTCCCATACCCATGGGCATAAGGAGAAAGGGGTAGTAATGCAATGTTCCTACTCAATTTTAAAGCCAGTCCCAGCAGGTCAAATGACAGTTTCTCCATCAAGCAAtacttcttcttcatcttccacTCTTCAGAGCCCTGCGGGAGCTGGCATACACACTGTCACAAAAATTCAGTCTGGCATAACTGAGACAGTCATATCGGCTCCTTCAAGCACTCCCAGCACCACAGCCATGCCCCTAGATGAAGACCCCTCCAAACTGTGTAGACATAATCTAAAATGTTTGGAGTGTAATGAAATCTTCCAGGACAAGACATCGCTGGCTACGCTTTTCCAGCAGGCTGCAGATATGAGTGGACAAAAGACTTGTACTATCTGCCAGATGCTGCTTCCTAATCAGTGCAGAGGATCCATCAGCACAAATCTCCCTACACCTGCCCTGAGTGCAGGGCCATCTGCAGGTTGGTGCACTTCCAGACCCACGTCACCAAGAACTGTCTACACTACACAAGGAGAGTTGTTTTTTGACGTGTACATTGCAATGTTGTGTACTCTGATGTGGCTGCTCTGAAGTCTCGCATTCAAGGTTCTCACTGTGAAGTCTTCTACAAGTGTCCTATTTGTCCAATGGCGTTTAAGTCCTCCCCAAGCACACATTCCCACACCTACACACAGCATCCTGGCATCAAGATAGGAGAACCAAAAATAATATGTAAGTGTTCCATGTGCAACACTGTGTTCACCCTGCGAACCTTGCTGTATCGCCACTTTGACCAACACATTGAAAACCAGAAGATGTCTGTTTTCAAGTGTCTAGACTGTTCTCTTTTATATGCACAGAAGCAACTTATGATGGACCATATCAAGTCTATGCATGGGACATTGAAAAGTATTGAAGGGCCAACTTGGGTGTAAACTTGCTTTTGAGCATTAAGCCTGCAACTTATAATTCAGCATATCAGAACAAAGAGGACAGCAAATCCATGAATGGGAAagagaaattggaaaagaaatcTCCATctcctttgaaaaaaatcaatggaaacCAAGAAAGTGGCCAGTCCTGGGTGGACGTGTTGGTAGTGTGACCGCCTGTTCATGCAGAGAGATGTGTACATATCCCACGTGAGGAAGGAGCATGggaagcaaatgaaaaaacacCCCTGCTGCCAGCGTGACAAGCCTTTCAGCTCGTCCCACAGCCTGTGCTGGCACAACCGGATCAAGCACAAAGGCATCAGGAAAGTGTATGCCTACTCACACTGCCCAGACTCCAGAGGTACCTTTACCAAACGGTTGATGCTGGAGAAGCATGTCCAGCTGATGCACGGCATCAGCGACCCTGACCTGAAAGAAATGACAGACACCACCAATGaggaggaaacagaaataaaagaagatgccAAGGTCCCCAGCCCCAAGTGGAAGTTGAAAGAACTGGTTCTGGAGTTCAGGCCTCCAAGAGGAGCAATCACTCAACCACTGAAAAAGCTGAAAAtcaatgtttttaaggttcacaAGTGTGCCATGTGTTGCTTCACCACCGAAAACCTGCTGCAGTTCCACGAACACATCCCTCAGCACAAATCGGATAGTTCTTCCTACCAGTGCCGGGAGTGTGGCCTCTGCTATATGTCTCACGTCTCTCTGTCCAGGCACCTCTTTGTTGTACACAAGTTAAAGGAACCTCAGCCAGTGTCCAAGCAAAATGGGTCTAGGGAAGATAACCAACAGGAGAACAAACCCAGCCACAAGGACGAATCTCCCAATGGCGTCATGTCAGACAGAAAGTGCAAAGTGTGCGCAAAAACTTTTGAAACTGAAG
The window above is part of the Symphalangus syndactylus isolate Jambi chromosome 14, NHGRI_mSymSyn1-v2.1_pri, whole genome shotgun sequence genome. Proteins encoded here:
- the LOC129462973 gene encoding LOW QUALITY PROTEIN: zinc finger protein 532-like (The sequence of the model RefSeq protein was modified relative to this genomic sequence to represent the inferred CDS: inserted 6 bases in 4 codons; deleted 1 base in 1 codon; substituted 1 base at 1 genomic stop codon), with translation MGIQRERGDTPERPAGGEYQVETKDTFLEELLFEPALRTGGDRTGEEEGVPYEQRLATTPSNTPTGPLWHPCPVPVTTQFFPLDLGIQSKQGDPLLQLAANNYNLEPKQHFGSWFGTMKRLVCLTVYEILGLLGIAPSKTKLSSHFSSCIAAITALSTKKVASDSSKEQVANSRESSPLLKEINDSPRAAAKSPESRNLIDGTKKPSLKQPDSPRNISXENSSKGTQSSPAGSTPAIPKVHIKTIKTSSGEIKRTVTRVLPEVDLDSEKKPSEQMASVMSSVTSLLLPPASATAISSPPRVPLQSAVVTNAVSPAEPTPKQVTIKPVATAFLPVSAVKTAGSQVINLKLANNTTVKTTVIPAASVQSASSTIVKAANAIQEQTVMMPASSLANAKLVPKTVHLANLNLLRQGAQATSELCQVLTKTQQQIKQAIINAAASQPPKKVSGVQVVSSLQNSVVETLNKVLSSVNPVPVYILNLSPPANAGITLLMHGYKCLECRDSFALXKSLTQHYDRWSMCIEVTCNHCTKNLVFYNKCSLLSHTHGHKEKGVVMQCSYSILKPVPAGQMTVSPSSNTSSSSSTLQSPAGAGIHTVTKIQSGITETVISAPSSTPSTTAMPLDEDPSKLCRHNLKCLECNEIFQDKTSLATLFQQAADMSGQKTCTICQMLLPNQCXRIHQHKSPYTCPECRAICRLVHFQTHVTKNCLHYTRRIGEPKIICKCSMCNTVFTLRTLLYRHFDQHIENQKMSVFKCLDCSLLYAQKQLMMDHIKSMHGTLKSIEGPXLGVNLLLSIKPATYNSAYQNKEDSKSMNGKEKLEKKSPSPLKKSMETKKVASPGWTCWXCDRLFMQRDVYISHVRKEHGKQMKKHPCCQRDKPFSSSHSLCWHNRIKHKGIRKVYAYSHCPDSRGTFTKRLMLEKHVQLMHGISDPDLKEMTDTTNEEETEIKEDAKVPSPKWKLKELVLEFRPPRGAITQPLKKLKINVFKVHKCAMCCFTTENLLQFHEHIPQHKSDSSSYQCRECGLCYMSHVSLSRHLFVVHKLKEPQPVSKQNGSREDNQQENKPSHKDESPNGVMSDRKCKVCAKTFETEAALNTQMQTHGMAFIKSKRMSSDEK